gggattacaggtgtgagctatggtGCCTGGCCTCAGGTAGTTCTTGAGTGAGTAGTTTTTCTCCCTTAAGTGTGTATGTTAAATTTGTGATTAAAGATTTTAATATGATGGATAGAAGATGTATCCACAGTAATTTAAACAAGTGAGATTGTTTAAATGAATGGGAACTgagattttctgtgtttgtttgaaatcctattttcatttctctttcagttATTCAGTTTCTTTTGATTTCTCGAGATAGAGCAGAAGAAATAGTTGTATGAGCATGAGAGAGTGTTCAGGCCAAAGTTGTATTAATAGTTTAGATATAGTCACGAGTAAGACACTTAACATTCAATGTAGATAGACTTAGATTTTTAAGTTGATCTGTGGGTTATGGAACATAAAACGGGAAGCAAAGCACAGGATCTCAAACAAAGTGCAGTTGCATGTAACTGTTTACATCagttctaaaaactgcatttgcaAGACCAAATTTAGATTGCTTAAGCTAGTAACTTCCTTGTTTCTAAAGAAGTGGCTCTCAGGTACTGGATAGTGGTCATGGTCCTGGGTTTTGTGGAGAAATGGCAGGAGCGGGCACGTGCGGCAGTCAGCTGGGCAGCAGGTGTGGGTGTGCTGCTGTGTAAACACGCTTCAGGGCGTGTGTGAGGCCAGAGCCATTGGCACCACTGTTCTAGGCATTTCTCCCATCCTGCCTGCTGTTTTGagatttcatttacatttctctatcCTTTAACATTAACAAAAATGGTATTGTCAATTAACAAGTCTTCACGTTCTTTGAGAGTTTTGTCTTTTCctgttgaaaaataataaatctctaTACCTGCTGGCCTTGTCTGTCTGGAGGAAGGGGCAGGGTAGATTACCTTCATGCTCACTGACTGTATCAGTAATAAGTGAAATTGATTTTCCCTCCCAGGCCTGATTCAGCAGGAAGCATCCCAGACACCAATCACCATGCTGCCAGCAGTGATCTGGGGCCAACGGGGCCTGTTTTATCCCAATGCTAGGCATTCTGTGAGGATGAGCAGCACTGTGGTAGACCGGAAGGGCATCCTGGCTAACCGGGTAGCTGTGATCACGGGGTCCACCAGTGGGTGAGTGGTGGATTGCCCATGGGTCTTGGCCCCTCACAGGGTCCCTGGCTTCCACAAGGACTCAGCGTTGCAGAGCAAGATCCAGCCTTCTTTGCTGATTTCCAGGGCTGGGTAGAGGAAGGACAGTGGGGAGGGGCTGACACTGACTCATGCCCTCCAACTCTGTCCATAGGATCGGCTTCTCTATTGCCCAGCGTCTGGCCCAGGATGGGGCCCATGTGGTCATCAGCAGCCGGAAGCAGCAGAATGTGGATCGGGCTGTGGGTGAGCTGCAGAGGGAGGGGCTGAGTGTTACAGGCACCGTGTGCCATGTGGAGAAGGCTGAGGACCGGGAGCGGCTGGTGGCCAAGGTGAGGGGGAAGGCAGTGgaaggacacagagaggggaacatgaAGAACCTTTCCTTCGCTGCTCAGccctgggaggaggtgggggtCTAGAATGTGTCCTGAGACCATGACTGTGCCCAGGCTGCCCGAACCGACCTCATCACCCAGAAGGTCTGTCAGGAAAGTGGCCTGTTTGTGAGAGGATGCTCACCCTATCCCCAGGCCCTGGGAGAAGTTGAGGAAGAGTctgaagggggtgagggatgTCTCCAGAGGGACTCCTGGAGGAGACCTTCTTCCCTTGGGGACTGGCCCCAGGAGCCTGCCCTTGGGCCACCTAGGTCACTTTCCTTGAGTTTGGTTTTCTGCGGAGCCTTGTAATCATTCCTGGCTGAAGCATCTGCTCTGCAAGCTTTGCCTGAAGGCCCTACGACCTCCACTGCTCTGGGAGGGAGAGGCCTCCTCAGGCCATCTCCATACTCACCCAAGCCTTTCTCCGCAGGCCCTGGAGCAGTGTGGGGCCGTTGACTTCCTGGTGTGCAACGCAGCAGTCAACCCTCTGGTGGGGAGCACTCTGGGGACCAGTGAGCAGATCTGGGACAAGGTGAGAGGGCTCCCCAGAGAGGCAGCTGAGGGTCTGAGGCCAGCTCTGTTCTAGGCTCCAGCACATGCCTATGCCCACCAAGACTCTCTGCTTCCCTCTGGAGGTTACTGGAGAAGCAGGCTGCAGGTGGTAGTCCTGCCTGGCCAGCTGTCCCCCAGAATGTGCCTGGATGCTACTTTCTGGCTTGTTCGTTCTTAAATCTGGCCCCCACActttctgctttattcttttcatcCCTCTTGCATTTAatcattcagcagatatttattgctgtgtgccaggtgccACCATTCCAGGCTCTAGAGATACAGCTGTGAATGGATAGTCAGAATCTCTGTAAGAGTCAAGCACTTCTATGTGTTCCACCCTTTTGTGGGGGCAGATATGGGTAGTGTGTTTCTCTTTGGTGACCTGTGCCTCCTgcggagactctgtctctcctgGAGGGGGCCTCCTCACCAAGTCTCACACAAACCTGCTGTCAGGACTGGATCCAGCTATCAGCATTCTGGGGGCGCAGACATCCCAGTCTGCTGCAAGTCCACTTAAGGATTCTGCCACCTTGTCAGCCAGGGTCTGGGAGAGACCTTGTGAAATGCCTTAAAGCCCATCTTGGGCTTAGTTGTTCCTCAATGACTCCTATGCCTTTCACTCTCGTGTTTTGTTCTCTGTTCTCTCTGCCAGAATGCATGGTGGtgaatttcattctttctgcCATTGTGAGCATTCCCCACTCTGCCCTAAACGCTGGGTCGAAGCGTTTCCTGCCTGCTGGCCTTAGTGTGTTCTGCCTTCCCTAGCTCCTGCACTCTCATTTGCCAACATCATCTTCAGGCTGTCCCCTCCCTTCTATCTGCCCTTGGCTGGGTGCCCTTGGCTACATCCTCAGAGATGATCTGAAATCTgagctccctgcagcccctgctgAGCAGCTTCCCCAGGCTCTTTAGCTATGTTCTTAATGCCTCCAAAGGATCATTTGTGAGTTTACAGCTGGGATTTTATTGCTGACAGTCTGCTAACCCTCCTGAATCATTTTCCTGTTTAGTGTCTCCGTTCACAGGATCATGACTCTTTTTCCTGAAACTGTTTGCAGTGATCCCTCCTGAATCTGGGGGCACATGCCAACAATTGACCTTACTTTCTCAGATTCTCCCCTGTTCTCCAAGGACTTGGCATTCAGTGAGCAATTCTGCATCACTGGACAGAAATCATTGATGACTTGTCCCCAATCACATCTGCCATCACCTCGGAGGTGAAATTGTCACAGAATGAGTTTAGAATTTACCAGATGCTCTGCTTTTAACTGAATGCAGTTTTCAGTAGGAGTCCTGTAGGGAGAATTCCTTACCACTCATCTTATTCTTGAGCCAGTTTTGAGGCCATCTCCAGGCAGAGCCCTCCTTCTCTCGAGCAGGTTGGGAAACTTGTAATCTGTTACACCACCACAACCACTTTGCCTCCATCCTTCTCCTGGCCCGGTGACTCTCCAGTGTGCGCCCTCTTTCAGGCTCATGAATAGTTCTCTGCTCAGGACTACTTGGCACACACAGCTACTCTCCCTTACTTTTGAATGGGGCAGTTTTCTTCATCAAAGGAAGGAGTCTCACCTTTTCTTTGGCTTGGGTTTTGTTCCCGAGTCTAGGAGAGGCCTTACCTCAGCCCGTCACTCAGCCCGATGCACATGGAATTTTGGACAGACATCCTGTGGGCCAGCTGGAGTCTATTTTGACCAGGAAGCCCTTAGGGCTAACCTAATCCTCAATTCCTTCTTATTAGGGATCTCATGTTGGTACCCCCTTTCTGACATGTGGGCCACTTCTTGCAGTCATGGGCGGATCATCCCCCACACTGGAAACCTGTCATCAAGTGGGCCACAGCAACATTCAGCTGAAGTATTTCCCCTTCCCACATCCAAGGAATTGAGTGGGCGTGGGATCGGGGAGTGGAAAAAACAGTGGACAGTCCTGGTCAGTTGCAGATGTGCAGTCTCATTCCCTAGAGATACAGGATGCAGCTGACCTCCATCAAGACAGATCCCCACAGGAGGGATTCCTGGTGCCACATCAGTCCCACCTGGACTGCCCTAGGTCACCGGCTCTGCCTCTGCATCCTTCCTGCCAGTTCCTCTCTCACTTCTCCCCATTCCCAGACCCATCTGACAGAGTTTCCAAAGTGTCAGGATCTGTGTGACTTAGCCCAGATTCAGACTTTAGTCACAAGGAGGATCAGCATAGACATCTAGCTCCCAGAGTGGTGGTTCTCTGTTGTGTCTCACTTTGTGGCGGCTACAGGAAAGCTCAGAGCCAAGTCTGCAATAACTGGCATGTGTAGGCCCTCACAGCCTGCATTTCTGTGACTGAATAATAGAATAAATGCTTGGTCCTTATCACATGCTATGAACTGTAGGCACCAACCTCActcttgctttttcttatttttctacacTGATTTTTCctattctccatttcttttttttttttttttttttttttgagacagagtttcgctcttgttacccaggctggagtgcaatggcgcgatctcggctcactgcaacctccgcctcctgggttcaggcaattctcctgcctcagcttcctgagtagctcggattacaggcacgcgtcaccatgcccagctaattttttgtatttttagtagagacggggtttcaccatgttgaccaggatggttttgatctctcgaccttgtgatccacccgccttggcctcccaaagtgctgggattataggcttgagccaccgcgcccggccctattctCCATTTCTTTACGCATAGTACCTACTTGATTTGTTTTATCCTGTTGCATTGTGAGTATGCCTTAAATTCTGTGGGGACAAGGCAAGAGCACAAGCaaatgaaagcagagagagaCAAAAGAGGCTCTTCCAGAAATCTCCCTTGCTCCTAGCACCTGCTTCTCCCCCATCAGGCTGTCTTCAGTCTTTCTCCAGAGGCCTCTGCTTACAGTGTGTtgttgtctcactctgtcccccaggctggagtgcagtggcatgat
The sequence above is a segment of the Saimiri boliviensis isolate mSaiBol1 chromosome 2, mSaiBol1.pri, whole genome shotgun sequence genome. Coding sequences within it:
- the DHRS2 gene encoding dehydrogenase/reductase SDR family member 2, mitochondrial isoform X1; its protein translation is MLPAVIWGQRGLFYPNARHSVRMSSTVVDRKGILANRVAVITGSTSGIGFSIAQRLAQDGAHVVISSRKQQNVDRAVGELQREGLSVTGTVCHVEKAEDRERLVAKALEQCGAVDFLVCNAAVNPLVGSTLGTSEQIWDKILSVNLKSPALLLSQLLPYMEKRRGAVILVSSVSAYIPKVELGVYNISKTALLGLTRTLALELAPKNIRVNCLVPGVIKTNFSKVIYENEAFWKSFSERHQLQRIGKPEDCAGIVSFLCSPDASYITGENIVVAGFSCRL